In a single window of the Rhodamnia argentea isolate NSW1041297 chromosome 2, ASM2092103v1, whole genome shotgun sequence genome:
- the LOC115746351 gene encoding F-box/kelch-repeat protein At5g43190: protein MDPRIWSLLPRELLEHVLSFLPLRAFLILRSTCKHFDSLLFAPSFVSKHSSSRSLSSFLLLSHPHCHQHYPLYDSAAGTWRSSALSPALLLPKFKNSSLISASNGLLCFSLPNSSSFLICNLLTKSRREIKFPSFPFVFELLNFVSTPKLGYKIFILASGSSRAEAFLYDSRYHSWQKVNCFDRILGDTHHQEGVYFDGRLYFAMSEPFSIVCFNPEAGMMEHCRSELLPQPDELTFARLVSDGGERLYLVGGIGTNGISRGMKLWVLSGGGGGGGGGRWEEVESLPELMCRKFMSVCYHNYEHVYCFWHQGMVCICCYTWPEILYYRASRRTWHWLPKCPSLPEKWSCGFKWYSFLPEISAMA from the coding sequence ATGGATCCGAGAATCTGGAGCCTCCTGCCCCGAGAGCTGCTCGAGCACGTCCTCTCTTTCCTGCCTCTCAGGGCCTTCCTCATCCTCAGGTCCACCTGCAAGCACTTCGACTCTCTCCTCTTCGCTCCGTCCTTCGTCTCCAAACACTCCTCCTCTCggtctctctcctccttcctcctcctctctcaccCCCACTGCCACCAACACTACCCTCTCTATGACTCCGCCGCCGGCACTTGGCGCTCCTCTGCCCTCTCCCCCGCCCTTCTCCTCCCTAAGTTCAAGAACTCCTCCCTCATCTCCGCCTCCAACGGCCTCCTCTGCTTCTCCCTCCCCAATTCCTCTTCCTTCCTCATATGCAACCTCCTGACCAAGTCCCGGAGAGAGATCAAGTTCCCGTCCTTCCCCTTCGTCTTCGAGCTCCTCAACTTCGTCTCGACCCCGAAGCTCGGCTACAAGATCTTCATCCTCGCCTCCGGATCCTCCCGGGCCGAAGCTTTCCTGTATGACTCCAGATATCACTCGTGGCAGAAGGTCAACTGTTTTGACCGGATCCTGGGCGACACCCACCACCAGGAAGGCGTGTATTTCGATGGGCGCCTGTACTTTGCGATGTCGGAGCCGTTCTCGATCGTCTGCTTCAACCCGGAGGCCGGGATGATGGAGCACTGCAGGTCGGAGCTACTGCCGCAGCCCGACGAGCTCACCTTCGCGAGGCTGGTGAGCGACGGCGGGGAGAGGCTGTACCTGGTGGGGGGGATCGGGACGAACGGGATATCGAGGGGCATGAAGCTGTGGGTGCtgagcggaggaggaggaggagggggagggggtaggTGGGAGGAGGTGGAGAGCTTGCCGGAGCTGATGTGCAGGAAGTTCATGTCGGTGTGCTACCACAACTACGAGCACGTGTACTGCTTCTGGCACCAAGGGATGGTGTGCATCTGCTGCTACACATGGCCGGAGATTCTGTACTACAGGGCTTCCAGGCGGACATGGCACTGGTTGCCCAAGTGCCCTTCGCTACCTGAGAAATGGAGCTGTGGCTTTAAGTGGTACTCTTTCCTTCCAGAGATATCTGCCATGGCTTGA
- the LOC115746368 gene encoding U-box domain-containing protein 4: METEIPVSFPYVGRNFADLSGASLDSSSSSSSAFSDCNSDGSGEFPTASSQSRRLLIACASDDSDDLIRQLVGDLDSCSLDEQKQAALEIRLLAKNKPENRVRIARAGAIKPLIALISSSDSQVQEYGVTAILNLSLCDENKELIAASGAIKPLVKALRTGTPTAKENAACALLRLSQIDENKVAIGRSGAIPPLVSLLESGGSRGKKDASTALYSLCSAKENKVRAVQAGAMRPLVELMADLGSSMVDKAAYVVSTLVGVAEARAALVDEGGIPVLVEMVEVGTQRQKEIAVVVLWQLCEDSVKHRTMVAREGAIPPLVALSQSGTNRGKQKAETLIQLLRQPRSGDAAARTSEVSD; this comes from the exons ATGGAGACCGAGATTCCAGTGAGCTTCCCCTACGTCGGGAGGAACTTCGCCGACCTGAGCGGCGCCAGCctcgactcctcctcctcctcctcctccgccttcaGCGACTGCAACAGCGACGGATCCGGCGAGTTCCCCACCGCCTCCTCCCAGAGCCGCCGCCTCCTCATCGCCTGCGCCTCCGACGACTCCGACGACCTCATCCGCCAGCTCGTCGGCGACCTCGACTCCTGCAGCCTCGACGAGCAGAAGCAGGCCGCCCTCGAGATCAGGCTCCTCGCCAAGAACAAGCCCGAGAACCGCGTCCGCATCGCCCGAGCCGGCGCGATCAAGCCTCTCATCGCTCTCATCTCGTCCTCCGATTCTCAG GTGCAAGAGTACGGAGTCACGGCCATTCTCAACCTCTCGCTCTGCGACGAGAACAAGGAGCTGATCGCGGCGTCCGGGGCGATAAAGCCGCTGGTGAAGGCCCTGAGGACGGGGACGCCGACGGCGAAGGAGAACGCGGCGTGCGCGCTGCTCCGCCTCTCGCAGATCGACGAGAACAAAGTGGCGATCGGGCGGTCCGGGGCGATCCCGCCACTAGTGAGCCTCCTGGAGAGCGGGGGGTCGCGGGGGAAGAAGGACGCGTCGACGGCGCTCTACTCGCTTTGCTCGGCGAAGGAGAACAAGGTGAGGGCGGTGCAGGCCGGGGCGATGAGGCCGCTGGTGGAGCTGATGGCGGACCTGGGGTCGAGCATGGTGGACAAGGCGGCGTACGTGGTGAGCACGCTGGTGGGGGTGGCGGAGGCGAGGGCGGCGCTGGTGGATGAGGGGGGGATACCCGTGCTGGTGGAGATGGTGGAGGTGGGGACGCAGAGGCAGAAGGAGATCGCGGTGGTGGTGCTGTGGCAGCTGTGCGAGGACAGCGTCAAGCACCGGACGATGGTGGCTCGGGAAGGGGCGATTCCGCCGCTCGTCGCGCTGTCGCAGTCCGGCACGAATCGCGGAAAGCAAAAG GCGGAGACACTGATACAGCTTCTACGGCAACCGAGATCCGGCGACGCCGCTGCCAGAACATCAGAGGTGTCAGACTGA